The following is a genomic window from Strix aluco isolate bStrAlu1 chromosome 3, bStrAlu1.hap1, whole genome shotgun sequence.
GCTAAGACAGCCCTTGCAAGGCAGACCTGAGGATATTCCTGCCTGAGACAAAAAGTGAAGGCCAAGAAAAGAGGTTATCCTTCATTCAGCTTGTTTTCAGAGAGAAACTCACATGAGTTACATTAAATAATCTAAAGCCTGACTTACCAAGGCTTTGGGCCTGAGCAGTCCTCACCCAGTTCTGTATCACATTTTCATAAATGGGCTGTCACTGTGAGCAAAACCAGAAATCCATAATCAGGCTGCTCTGGGGAAAAGAGACAGTAATACCCAGCCCCAGCTTCTGTGTCCCTCTCTTCCTGCCTGAAGTCACTCCCTGTACACCACAGTAACATGTGCCTGTGATAAAATTTCTCTCAGCCGCTGTTTCTGTCCGTGCAGAGCAGTCTCCACTCAGAAGGCGGCCTGGGCGTTGCTTCCCTCAGCGTTCTCTATGCTGCGCTCATCTTATCGTCCATGTTCCTCCCTCCAATCCTCATCAAGAAGCTGGGCTGCAAGTGGACCATCGCAGGCTCTATGTGCTGCTACGTTGCGTTCTCCTTAGGGAACTTCTACGCTAGCTGgtacaatttaaatattttaacccTGTCTATTGagtttcaaaaaaaatcagtaagggCAAAggagtttcttctttttcttctcaattcCTGCTCTACCTCTGTGCTGTGGATTTGGAAGTTGAATGCCAAAGGTGGTACTGCAAGAAACAGAGACAAATTAATGCAGTAGCAGGTGAAGGAGAGAGGTGCGAATGTGCAAAAAGCCAGAATGAACGCATCCATCCGCCCACCTGAAGCTGCTTCTCTAACTCATGTGTATAGCAGAGATTTCcattccaaaaaaacccaacctaaaacCACAGAAGTTTCATGTAAAATCCAAATGACTTTTAGAACTGTTTTTGGACAGACTGAAGGGGAGGCTGCCTTCCAGCCAGTGGCTCTGGGAGCAGAGGACCGCAGGAAGAGGCCATCTCCTGCCTTGCCCTGTCAGAGGTGGATGAACAACTTCTGCTCTCCAGTGACAGGGGACGCACCTCTGTGGAGGAAAGTTGTTGTGATCCATCTTCTGAAGGGCAGGTGCGATTTAATTCTCAGTTACAAGAGGATAAGGCACATGAGCACAGGCCTAGCCAGCCTAGCCTAGGCCTAGCTCCCGGACAAAGCTGGGAGTGCTTGCACACCCTAAACTTCATAAGACTGGCCCTTTCTTGTTTCCATGTAAGAGATGTATTGAATCACACAAGGGGTAGATCTATTTCTTTGATGTCTATTTTTGCCTCTGGATCTTTGGGCAAATGATTATTATTATGATGCTAGTGGATAATAACGATGCTAAATAAAGTGTTATTTCGCAGGTACACACTAATCCCTACCTCTGTGATCCTGGGCTTGGGAGGAGCACCGCTCTGGTCTGCCAAATGCACTTACCTCACCATTGCTGGCAATTCCTACGCTGAGAAAGCAGGCAAAAATGGGAAAGACATTATCAACCAATACTTTGGGGTCttctttctgatatttcagtCCTCCGGCATCTGGGGAAATCTCATCTCATCCTTGATATTCAGCCAAGCTTCCATCAAAGGTAAAATATATCTTGAAATCTTGGTGCTTCTTTCTATAATCATCAGCTAGTTCTAGATAGTTAAAAGGTAGATTTCGGGAGCTGAGCTGGTGACCCTCAATTGCCTTCGCAGTCAGTTGAAACAGGCACTTCAGATGCGAGTTAGCTCATCTGAAGGTAGATGTCTGAAACAGATGGGCTAAATTGCTCTCTGGAAGAGTCTATTTTCTATCAACTCTTCATCAGCCATAAAGAGAGTTCAGACAGCTAGCGCAGAAATAGATGTCTATTGAATTCCTTTTGAATTCCACCCGTGTGTTGTAAAGCACAGATAGGCTGCTGGCAGTGACAGTCTTTCACATCTGACTTCTATTTAAAGTGGAttgaaacaaaaggcaaaacacTGGAGCAGCCTTTTTGCAAAACTTGTAGTATTGGATTAATTTGCTGTTAAACATTCAAGGTTAGTCAAGCTGATGCTGGTGCTTGCTGAAAATGAGTGCTTTACAGAATTGCCAAGAAGAAATAGAAGTAGCTGTTGGCAGGAGACTGCGTGCCAGGGCTCCTCTGCTGTATTTCAGGCTCAGACAGCAGATGCCGATGTAGCTTGAAGAAATCGCTCAACAGCACTGCCCTCATTTCCCACGCCTGTAATTGGTGTAAGCTTTAAAAGGGCAGTTGTGAAGATAAATTAATAATACTTGGGCACCACCTTAGAGATTCAAAGACCTACCGTGTATTATCATTGCAGTCTCCCGTGCATTCCCTGTCCTGTCAAAGTCCAAACATGAGGGACATGGAAAGAGATTCCCCTATACACTGCTACTATGAATAGCCAGAAGGTACCTCTCTTCCCCGACCCAGTTAAGCGGTATGTCCTCTGGAGGGTATTCAAATAGGCATTAGGTTAAAACTAAAGGTCGGGGAGCTGGCGTCAGGTTTTACTCTTTGAACCCTCGGGTTCATGTCAAAGTAGCTGTCACAAGGTGTGATACTTCTGGAGAAGCAAGCTTCCTTTAAACCCAAGCCACTATAGTTGAAACACCACCAAAGCAGAGTGCTAAAGGGCTGTATCAAGTGCAAGAGAGCCCCGCTGACCTGACCACTGAGCCACACGATGTCTCGAGAGGGACCGTCCGTTCTGAATTCTTTTGCAGGGCAGAGGCTGTAGTGCTCTCAAAGCCAAAGGCCTTGTGTATCTTCACAACAGTGATGGGCAGGCATACCATAAGCTTCCCAACTGTGCCTTCTCAGTGAGACTCAGCTCTCACCTAGAGGGAGCTTCTTGGGGGGCGAGGGGGTGAGGCTCTCCAGTCATtcgctttttttcctctcctctgacaGTGCAGGAAAGGTATCCACCCATGTTGTCTTACACTTAAAACGTAGCAGTGACTGACTGAGCAGTCAGAAAGATATGGTATGTATCTGCAGAATCAAAATGCATCAAATTCAGACATGTACGTGCACTTGACATCTTGCCTGCAACACTGCATCTAGACACAGCAAGGCAAGCTACACCATGAGGTACAACGGAAGACAGTAATCAGTGTAAATTACAAGAGTCATCCTTTCTCGCTCATCAATATTGCAGCCTTATTTCCAGAGGAACAGAGCAAACCCTGCCTTGCAGCTTCCATATCACTAATTGCATGTGCATCTTCATCTTCAGGTGATGCATGAACAGATAAAAAACTTGTTTTATGTATTGCCATGCTTTACCAGTGTGACTCACCTTTTGCATATGGTAATTTTGCTGAGGGTCTGTTTGTTCAAAACTGTGTAGCCGTAGCCATTGGCTATAATAAGGTAATGACTTATGTTGCAAAGTTTTATCTGATGTTGAACCTGAAGTTGTTTATGAAGCTAGTTAAACAGCTTTGATTGGAAGCAATGGAGCAAAACACACTAAAAGTAGTGACACAACAACCCTAATTGAAAAATTGCAGATCAGGTCCTGTTTAAGGCGTCAGCCAAGGTACACTGTATTGCCCTTTATTATGCTTGGAGCAGGGACAAATTCTGCAgtgaaagcactgaaataattgTACGGGGTTTTGATCATCCTTCCCCTCTACACAGCTTACTCAGGCTCACACTTCAGGTTAGTACTCTTTACAGAAAGGGTACCGGAGGAAGTGGGCACGGTGTCGTGGTGACACGCAGGGTGTGTGAGTACACGTGTGTGCGTGGCATTGACACATGCCCAGCACAACACTGATGGGATTGAACAAAGCAGAGGTCTTACTGCAAAACCTGCCAAGCTGTTCTAGTTTCCAGTGTCTTCTCAAAGAGTAATAAAGCCAGTAATAAAGTAGTAAAGCCAGGAAAAGCTGATTTCTTGGAAGACTGCATTAGTGGGTAATCGTAATTtgaatttataaaacaaaaagatgtcTCGAGGCGGTTTCCGTTCCTGTAACGTATAAAGAAATTATCTGGAGAGGGATAACGTGCTCTGGCTGTAAGAACTGAGGTCCATCAGTTCAGTGGAGGTGTAAACTGAGGGGCCTGTCTTGTGGGGTGTTACGGTTAAGAGGTACAGATACACCCTGGAGCTTTACATACTGAAATTGAGCTTGGCTTCAGATCTCAGCCTCTGGCTCTAGTCCACGTTTCCAGGTAACCATCCGTTTAGTGTTCTGTCTTGAGCAACTGCATCTCTTAAGCCAAATTTTTGTGTGTTAAAATGGGATCCTGAAGTTGAGCATCTGTAATCAGGAAGGATTTCAAACCAGGACCAATCACCGAGTGCTGGATTCCTTTCTCCTTATCTGCTTTCGTATAGCGTGCACTCATCTGATCTCTTCCTTTGGTTCTTACTGAATTAGTGGAAATCTCAGAAGAAAACCTGGCATGCTGCGGAGCGTATGACTGCATCACTCATACCACTAACACCACTGGGTCAGCAGAACTCTCCAACTCCTTAATCTACACTCTGCTAGGGATCTACACTGGTAAGTAATCACACAAGCTTCAATGAGTATCACGGATGGGGAACATACTACTCGTGAAAGCTAGCGTGACTTTGCAGACTAAGTTTCCAACTTCCTCCTTCAATCCAATCTGCTAAAAGGAAATAAGATATGTGAGAGCTGTAAACAGCTCCTTCCTAAAGAGTTTCAAATGCTTTGTGCCTGTGCTGTGTCATTCCTGTCTGCGGGAGCAAGACattctttacatttttcaccTGGAATAAAGCTGAAGTCCAGTATGGTGACGACACCACGATTTCACCCAAAGTCAGTGTTGCTCTACAGACCAGAATCCAAAGGATGCCCAGATTGCAATTAGAGGCTTACAGCACTTTACCCAGTTATGCACGAGAGAGAGGGTTTTAAATTCACTACCTTCAGGATCAGCAATAGCAAACTAGTTATTGATGGCCTTGGGCAGATTTATATATGCATGCAGAGGTCCCAGATGCTACGAGCAGCCCAGCCAGTGGTACTTGAACTCACCAACTTCTAGTCATCTGGGGATGCCTGCCAGAACTGCCTGGTGTCCTACCACGTGTAAAACAGTCCTAGCACAAGAACTGCATGTGATTAGAGGTGGACCTGAACCACAGCTCCCAGAACATGCAGTCATTTGGGGGCAGGTTTTTGGATCCATCCTGATCTCAAAAGCTGAGATTTTACAACTTCAGTCAACTCTCAGCCGTGACGCTTGAATTATAATACCTTAGTGCGAAAGGCAAAGATAAAGAGAAGCACTTAGCATGTTGGCACGTCTCCCATTTAGTAACTACAGCTGCTATAGACCTTCCTTGCATAAGGCTTAGAAAGGAATCAAAGACGGGGAAGGCTGATGCCATCAAAATTCGTAAAGACAAAAATAGATGTGCAAAGATTCATTCAGCGAGGAAAGTTCAAAAAGTATCCGTCTCAAAACAAGTTATTCTCTGCATAAAGGGGAAATATCTGGCAAGGCAATGTGTCACCTAAGCTCTGTTAAAATATCTTTGCCGTCTCTGCACACAGATGTACTCTCTATGCTGAGACAGATGCACGGAATTTGCCATACGCTCACAGAGAGCGTATGTGATCTGGTCAGAGCCAGCCCTCACCGGACAAGGGCATTGCAGCAgacttcctccttccccagccccgtTCCTAACTGGTGACAAAATGCAGAGAATAGCCCCCCACTTCCCTTCCAGAGTGTGCTGGAGCTGATGCCTTTCCGCTAAAGGCAGGTTTGGCTCACAAGTTCAAATTTAAATTTGATGACTAACATATACAGCACTCCCTTAGGCTTTGCTCATGCAAAATGAATGCAACCCTGCTGTCTACTGACCCTGCGTCAGCagggtttcatttttcttttaagctcTTAATAAAAAGATATGTCTTTTCCTACCTCGAGGGAAACCAAATAGCTAAATATCTCATTCACAGACATTTTTTACATGTCTCCTCTATTTGGTTGCTGAATACATGTTTTGCCCAGCTTGGGTAGAGACAATAGCGGATAAGTCTTATGTTCTTCAGTTCTCTCGAGGACTGTGGATGTTTCTATTTATGTTTGTACAAACCACTACTAAGCCATGCAGTTGCTCATCTCCTAAAACTCCTCTTGATTCCTTTGATGTATTTGTTAGAATATTTGTCTTGTAAATATGGACGTCTTGCTCTCACCCATGTAAGTCCTGCAATCAGCCCATAAGCACTAACAAACACCCTGGCAGAACCGACAATGACTTACGTCACAAAGGGTTTACAACTCAGCCGTGGGGGAGAACCAGGACACTGCAGAATACAATTTCCTTCTAGGAGACGTGGATGAGAAATAGCAAGCAATAAAAAACTGAGGCAATTTGCTGTAAATCCGCTAATGTATTTGGACATTAAAAGTTCACAGAAAAGAGCATGCCCATACACGGTAACATAGGAGCACATTAAACAGGCAATGGGGATGGGAAGAGGTGCCTGGTTCTCCTCTTACTCTGAACTCCACTTGTTTCCATGGATGGAATTCTAGCCAGCCTAAGTAAGAGAGGAAACATAATCATGCCTTGCATCTGTAACGAAGCAATCAGTTGTGAATCTGTGGCTGCTCCGTGTATATTATGAGACACAGTTATCTTCTCCATAACCTGAAAAAAATCCTATTGATTCACTCCACAAGCAACAAAGCTAGACCGATAGGTACATGATCATTTTCTGATTACCTACTCCACGTATTATTTCGTATGCTGCTTCTGCTAGGAAATTACAGCTTCAAAGCTGTAACCTGCATCTTTTTCAAGTCACCCACAGTTGCTCACCATCATCTTTGAAATAGCACCTATTCTGTACTCAAAGCATGGCTCTgaggtgacaaaaaaaaaaaccacaaagacaaGAAAGTGACATATCCTGGGATCCAGGACAGCAGTTCTACTTCtagccctttatttttctttccatgtatTTGAAGGAAGATCCTCCCCCCCAGTCATGAAAACCTTGGCACTGGAAGCGAATATTCCTCTCTCGTGTTGATTTAAAGCCCTTTGATAGCTCCCGAGGGAGCTGTTTCTGGCTGGCTCCCAAACCCCGCGACCCCTGGCTTGCCCTGGAAGGGTGAGCGCTCACCCTCTGCGGCCACGCAGCCGGCCTGGCAACCGTCGCAATAGGCCAGTTGCAGCTAAACTGAGGGGATTTGCGAGCTGCGCAGCTCTATGGAGAAGATGTGAAAGTAGATCAGGCCTTCTTGTTTATACAGAAATGGCCTTTACACTGAAGCGGAATCGGAGGCAGCGGCCAAAACGTCCCACAGAGCACTAAGCCCTAAGTCAGAACAATAACAGCAGCAGGCAACTTCCCATCATTCTTCCAGCATTCCTCAGTTTTTCATGaactttttgttctgtttttgcaGCTAGTGGTGTGCTAGCGGTGTTGCTGATCGTTGTATTTCTGGACCAGATCACATCTGACCAAGCAGAGACTGAGAAAGAGGCACTAGAGACACCATCCTTTTGGTCTACGTTCCTAGCAACTTTGCAGCATCTTAAAGATAAAAGGCAGTGTCTTCTAATCCCTCTGACAATGTACAGTGGATTTGAACAGGGATTTCTTTCTGGTGACTACACAAAGGTGTGGGTGACAATGAAAATCTATTTCTGTCTGATTGGTTTGTGTGCCTTTGTGTCTTACTATTGCATCTGATCTGTAGTTACTTGTTAAATCAAGATGATTTCAACGGTGATTTGTGGTTTGCTAAATTACTGCTTACTTCGACTTGAATGAACTCTGAGTGACATCTTCAATCGGGAGAGGCCAGCAGTAAATGTGTCCCTTGGAAGAGCCTCAAAAAGAACGCGGTAGGGAGCTTAACTCACCAGCGGAGGCCACAGCAGAGAGCTACAGGTTCAAACTCTTCAGCTTGTTGTAAATAACAAACTGGGAGAAAAGCCAGAAGTCTGCAAAGCTTTTCTATCTTCCTTCCTTCTGGTTTCCCTAGAGCTCGTATAAGTGCAAGTCAGCACACATACCACGTATTTTATTTTGACAACCTTTACGGTAAGAGGGCAAATCCTCAGCGTGGCTGGCTGAAAGCCCTCACCAGTCACTAGTGCAACAGGTCCAAACCCTGATGGACTGAAGTGATCAAAAccacctctgctcctccagttCCTCTACAAACCTAGACGCACAGCTGGTGTGTTCTCCAGACATTCAGTGAGAAAGCCTCCAGAGAAAGGGGGCAATCTTCCCGAGGTGCTTATCTGACACTTAAGCCTTCAGACCTTGCATATAAGCAGAGGGTGGAGTGCGCTTGCTCCTGTGCTGGAATGGGTCAAAAGGGGCACTCCATGGCCACCTCCATTGGCTGTATGCTCTTACAGGTGAGGTTCTCTCCATTTCTTGGGAGCTGCTCTCTAATAACCATAATGCTGACTGTCAATTTTCATCTCTTGCTCTATGAAGGGAAGGGTAGAAAATTCCTCGTGCCACTTCCACCAGTTTTGTTTGCAAAGCAAGCAGTGCTGTGATTTTGTCTGCTTGTTACTGCTCTGTTTGCATGACATCAGTCTGATTGGGAACTGGGTTAGGACTATTGCTGCTGAAGACCAACTATGTCAATACACCAGGGACTTGTCAGCAAACTCTCTAGCTGTGCTCCTTTGATCTCGTCCATGCTGGATATTTACCAAACACTCAGGCTAAGACCCTTGAACCTGAGCTGcatattttcactgaagaaaatgtggCACCGCTGTCTCTTCTCTTCCAGACGTATGTGACCTGTGCCCTGGGGATACATTATGTTGGTTATGTGATGATCTGCTTTTCAGCTGTAAattccctctgctctctgctCTTTGGAAAGATCTCTCAGTTCACGGGAAGAAAACTTCTATTTGCATTAGGTATGTAGAGGTCACTTGAAGGACTGATCACCTCGCGTAATATATCAAATCCAGTGCTCCCCCCTTTGCATGCACTAGAAAGGGAGAGCTCACTGTCAGCTGTCAATTAAAACCACCGTCACTCTGGAGGCAAACTTCATTCCTgagaaaagaagcagcacagtTAACCACTGTATTGAGGTCGTTGCCTTGCATCACTCTGCTGCTGGTGTAGTTCACCCTGCTTTTGAGGGCACTATCTACTCAGACAGCGCCCTACAGCTTTGATGCTTTATAGCTCTGATGCAACCAGTGATAAATGATCTTACAATACAGATGTTGGGGCCTACACTATACCTGAGAAGGATTTCTCCACTGAGGTGAAACCTCCTCACCTTTATGGAGCGAAAGCAGCTGAGAACCTCATGAGATCCACTGCTAATTTGAGTCTCAGGGGGTGGTGAACTTGGAAATTTCAGCAAGCAATCTGGGAATTTTAGGAAGATTTCTACAGGTTGGCCTGGTGTCCTTTTCACCTCTTGTTCTatagggagaaaaatgaaagcaagtcaTCTGCCAGTGTGTCAGGCTAGAGTAACTTGAGGGCTTATCCATGGGACAGTAATTTCCAGTTTGCAGAAGAAGGAGAAGAGACTCGTGTATTTAAGAACATCTCCCTCTCCAGAGAACACCGTTCCAATGAGTAACAACAGAGTAACGGAGGCAGAAAAATACCAAGAAGTGTTTCATTTGTGTCCCTGTATCCACTAAGCCTACCAAAGTGTACTGATACCTTATTTCCACTACACAGTAACCTGTAGCTTTAGAAACATCATTGACTGAGTTGTCAGCCTATGACAAATTCTAGACATTTCCTCCGCAGGAAATTTTAAACCTGGACAAGGAAGAAGACGTTTAGAGTCCTTTATGCCACAGTCACTAGTTCAGAGATTCTTCCGTATGTGTCTGTCCTAGGTGTATGTCTCACTCTGTGAAACtcattttagattaaaaaagaccaaaacacaTAATAAGAATGATAATAATACGAGAACTATAGTGTTAGGTATGCAAGACCTCTGAACCTCTCAGTTCTGTTTAACAGTCTTTATACTCAGCCTGTGAAGGTGCGCCAGTGGGGGGAGGAGTCAGAGACTCATGGACAAACCGCTttcaaaaggaaagacaaaaagtcACCAGACCCTTTAGTTATCCTTAGCTGTCTCCTCTGTCCTGGAAAGGAAACCCGTGCTTAAGGATGAGGTAAGGAGAGCAGGAGGGCGCTTCCTCCCCCTTTCCACATGCTTCACACGGTGACTGCAGGTCTTTCGGCAGCCCCTTCTCCTACTCAGTGGCAGTTCTTGTCCTTTGGGCTAACAGCCATATCGGCACTGAGGACCTCTTGGCTCACGACACTGCTCAGAACTGTTAATTGAAGACTGTCAAAAGGACTGCATTGTCTTGTGTTTCATGAGATACCAACTCAGTCAGTGCACATATCAGGGAACTAGTAAGATTTTCGGATTGCCTTGTGCTCTAGTTGGGGGAAGAACCTGAACACGTTACCTACCACTGTCTGTCCTGTTTGTAACCACATCtgtatttcccttctttctctctaaACCAACAGCCACAGTTACAAACACCGCCTGTATAATAGCACTACTGCTCTGGAGACCTCATCCTAAGCAGCTTGCTGTGTTTTTCGTATTCCCTGCTCTTTGGGGCCTATCTGATGCCATTTGGCAGACACAAGTTAATGGTAAGTCCTGGTGACAATGAAATGTATTCTCTTGAGATATAAATCTGCAAGTTTGTATTTATAAAACAACATGTGCCTAAAAATGATAACGGCTTTAAGACAGCGTCCAAAAGAAATCCATTAGCTCATtgaaaagtggaagaaataaGAACAAGTTGGGAGTAGGAaagtaaaatattcattaaacaaTTTTTTCCAAGATGAAGAGAGAAGGACACTTCAGAAGGTGGTAGCAGCTATTCAGAGTAAACATTCTGGAGGAGTATAagtgtttcaaagaaaattagaaaactaAGAAGAAGGATACATTTAGCCTGTCATTTGCAATAAAGGAGAGCACTCTGGATAAAAAATCAACTCAAAGCTCAGcaacaaaagaagcagcaaattGGCTGTTGGGAGTTATTAGAAACAAATTGAAGGAGAAAACCACAGAGAGCAACGTTATACAACCAAGTAAATCCATGCAGTTCTGATTTGCCCCTTTTCAAAAATCACAATCCAATGTGATAAGGCataagaaagcaataaaaaggaGCTGAGTCATGGGAGACTTCCACTTGAAGGAAGACTAACAAACTAGGCCACTTTAGCCTGGACGAGTGATAAGTAAGGAAAGCAGTCAGTAAGATCATTAATAGTATGGAGAAGGTGATTAGAAATTCACTATTTCTCCTAATAACAGAACTAGTGACACCAAATAAAAGTTATCAGGCAGCTGGCTTTACAGAAATCAAAAGGAATGCTTTTTTTCACACAATGCATAATCAAAGTACAGAATTCACAGCCAAAAATGTAACTGTTTTTAAGCTGGAACTACAACCCTTCAGGGGAAGATGTTCTTGGCGGCTCTTAAACTTGGTGGTCCAGAGGAAGCCCCCAACTCAGAAAGGCCCTATGTCTTTGAAGGCCAGAGTCAGGAGGGCACTGGGCGGGAAAGAGCACTGTATACTTGCCTCATTTCTTACACTTATCCTAGGAGTCTGTCACTGGAGGTATACCACTGGACTCCTTATCTGATGCATTACAGTTGTTCTTACAATCTTCTATGTTCCTCTGCTTTGTGATACAGTGCAATTACTGTGTACTGACAGTTCAGATAATGAGCTGATACAAACCGACTTCCGTAAGGGATTATTTAAACTCACCCCTCAATCAAAATGAGAGGAAGTTCTCTTCTAGAGGCGAAAGTCAGGCTCTAAAATGCTGGAGAGGGCAGGAAGGAGCTGTACTCTGTGAGGACTTGAAGTAAAGTCTGTTCATGACTGTCAGTCACACTCTTTTTAAGTCAATGCCATAGCTCCTGTCAGTGAGACAAATAAATGCTCTCCCATCTGCTCCCGTATTTTGCCTCTGATCTCATGAATATTGTTTTCCTCTATCTCAGATTCATATTTGGCAGATGCCATAGGAATAGGCATGTGACAGAACTAGCTCGTCTGGGCCCACATCAGGTTAAGTGTCTGGGCCTCCCTCCTTCAGGTCCCTCTGCTTGCTTCAGTAGCTCAGGTGATTTCACCCACTAGATAAATGATCATCTTCCTCCTAGAGAGCCACAGGGAAAACACCACAGTCCTTTGCCCGGCACTGACAGTGATCTCCTTTCAAGCACACCTAAAGTCCCGCCTCTACACACAAAGAAGTGACCGGCCAgacttctgctctcttcctccagcagctccagctcataTCCCTTAGAGGAGAGCTAATACACACATCAAGGGACACCCTCTCATCCTCTCTCATAACAACCCTTGTGCCTGTGATACAGTTTTAAATCAGGGCTCTCATTATTCACGTTCACGGAAGGACACCACCAGTGAGGATTTGCTCTCTCTGAAGCAAAGCTGTTCCTTCATTTCCTGCTTCTTCAGCCACAGTCTTCCTAATTGTTCATCAGGCTTCTTCCCAACACTCTTGAGAGCCATATCTTAGTCTTCCACTGGCATGAGG
Proteins encoded in this region:
- the LOC141921768 gene encoding protein unc-93 homolog A-like; translated protein: MDRNLKNVLVISFGFLLLFTAYGGLQSLQSSLHSEGGLGVASLSVLYAALILSSMFLPPILIKKLGCKWTIAGSMCCYVAFSLGNFYASWYTLIPTSVILGLGGAPLWSAKCTYLTIAGNSYAEKAGKNGKDIINQYFGVFFLIFQSSGIWGNLISSLIFSQASIKVEISEENLACCGAYDCITHTTNTTGSAELSNSLIYTLLGIYTASGVLAVLLIVVFLDQITSDQAETEKEALETPSFWSTFLATLQHLKDKRQCLLIPLTMYSGFEQGFLSGDYTKTYVTCALGIHYVGYVMICFSAVNSLCSLLFGKISQFTGRKLLFALATVTNTACIIALLLWRPHPKQLAVFFVFPALWGLSDAIWQTQVNVLYGIFFEKHKEAAFANYRLWESLGFVIAFGYSTKLQVYIKLYILLSVLVLSMVMYGAAEYVEAKSSLGTPTATKKENIEACAQETRM